From Brassica rapa cultivar Chiifu-401-42 chromosome A06, CAAS_Brap_v3.01, whole genome shotgun sequence:
ATTCAACCGATACCTTGTTAGCATTACACAACCGATAAACCGAGACAAGATTCTTGCTAACAGTAGGAACACAGAGTATATCATTAAGCTTAAGAGACTTAGATGATGTAGAGATAGATGCAGAACCAGTGTGAGTTATTGGTAAACTCGAGCCATCGGCAATGGAGACCGCTTCACTTCCATTGTAAGGTTGGTGGAGCGACAGGTTCTGGAGATCAGACGTGAGATGGTGCGTGGCTCCGCTGTCAAGGATCCAGGGAGCGACGTTGTAAGGCGACGCTGTAACAAAGTTGGCGCGCGGCTGCCATGGGACTGAGGCCTGAGACGGTGGTGTTTGAAGCGCATAAGAAGCTCCTGACTGAGGCATCTGAGGGCAGCGACGAGCGCTGTGACCATACACGGAGCAAATTTGACAACGTCCTTGGTAGCCACGACCTTGACCCTGAGAAGCAGTGTGCGTGAACTGTTGTTGTTGCCAGTTCTGATTTCCACGGCCTTGATAGCCACCACGACGTCCACCATTATGTTTGTTGTTGTGACTGGACAGTCCCTTGTAGTTGGTGAAGTTCGCCGTAACAGGAGCAGAGGAGACCTGTGTTGTCGCTGTCTGAAGCTTTGCTTCCTGGTTGATCAGCTTCTCATGGAGTTCTGAGAGAGAAGGAGCTGTATCACGGCTCTCAACTTGGTCAACAAGAGTCTTGTAGTCATCCGGAAGACCACCAAGTACCCGCTCAATCTGGTCTTCATGGTCCATTGGCTTCCCAAGAAGTGCAAGCTGATCGAACCTCGTCGTAAGACCTTGGAAATAGTCATTGATAGACTTGGTTCCTTTCGTCCAATTGTCAAGTTGCTGTCGAACTTGTTTGATGTGCCCGCGTGTGGGCTTTGCGTATGTCGAGTTCAAGGTCGTCCAGATCTCAGCTGATGTTGTCGTGGTGGAGAGTATGGGCTGGATGGTAGGGGTGATTGCACCGAGGAGACCACTGTAAATGAGCCGATCTTGACGTTTCCAAAGAGTGAATTCATTGTTGGGAACGATTCCCTCATCTGTAGTGATTGTAGGTGGTGGAACGATAGCTGATCCATCTATGTGACCAGCCAAATCGTAGCCATCAAGTAAAGCGTGGACCTGACGGCTCCACATGAGGAAGTTAGAGGAGGTGAGTTTAGTCACGTTCGTCATGTTGACGTTGAGAAGGCGTTTCGTGGTTGAGATCTCGATTGTTTCATGGTTAAAGGTTTGAGTTTCATCGGTGGGAGGCATGGTCGCcgaagagaaaaggaaaaatttgaACAATAGAGATGGCGGCTTAGCTTAGGGTTAATgctagctctgataccatataagaTTAGAGGCTGAATTGATTCTTTATTAACAACCGTAGAAGGTATTTATACATTATACAAGTAGGGTATTTAGTATTCTATACTAATTACAAGGAGGTCCTATAGATATATACTTATTGCCTAACACACCCACCCTCCACAAACGATACCACGCCCTTTAACCCGTTCTTCGAACCCTTGTGGTAACGCTTCTTGAATCGTTGATGCGCCTCTTGGCGGTTTAACCGCTACAAGAAATGGTAAACCAGTTAGCTCCATTCCTAAACAGAGTTCTTGAAACTGATCTTTCTCTAAAATGGTTTGGCTGCCCAAAGCACAAAACACTACCGAGCCAGGTTCGAATCCGTTCAACCAGCGGTTCCATTGGTCTTCTAGTGGTCTAACACTATTTTCTTCCGCCTCAAGGAACATTGGACCGGTCAAGAAAACTTTTCTCTGACATTCTCTCTCGATGAAACTGCAATATTTACCCTCGATTTCCGCGCATGTCCTAATGGAAACTACGTCACAGTTCTTAATCCCTGTAATGATCCGGCTAAAAACACGTTTGTGGGAGTTCATGAAGATAGAATAGAGGTTAGCGTCGTGCCCACGTAACCCCGATGGTTGAGGAAACCCTAATTCAACACCAGGTGCAAGAGCAATAGCTACACAAGCTGCAGATACGATCTGGTAACTCACACTCTTGACTCCAAACTCTTTCGCCATTTCTGGAACCCAAGGAGTTAAATCGAAAAAGATTAGGTCTGGTTTCAGAGCACAAACCTTTGCTTCGATTTGATCGCGTAAGAGATCCATGGCATCGGATATGACTTTCCCAGTCAGGTTTGGTGGGAGGTCTGAGGCTGTCTCTGCACCAACGGGCAGACCTTCAACAGGAGGAAGAGTGATAGGGTGGAAGAAAATGCTCTCTGGGAAAAGATTGAGAGATTCGAGATGTTTCTGAGCTTTCTTGGGAAGCAAGAAAGTTATGTAATGACCTTTCTCAGCTAGTTTGTTGGCTAGATGAAGATATGGGATCATATGACCAAAAGCAAAATAGGGGTACATAAATGCATGAAACTTTGACCCCATTTTCTCAGGagaggaaaaagaagaaatttgTTTTGAACCTTTTCCCCTCGAATTATAGAAGCTATGTCACTTATTTTATGATGGATTGAATATGCCATTTGTTAAAGAATGTATTGATTAGGATTAGTTAGGTTAGGTGGTCTGGTTGGTGGACTGGATATATCTAGTAATTTACTCGTTTTTAACGTTAATTGCCATTATTAATTAGGATTACTTAGGTTTGGTGGTCGTGGTAGGTGGATTGGATATGCCATTTGTTAATGAATGTATTGGTTAGGCTAAGGGATTTCAGTGACATTATAAGTGTGAGAGAGCCTTACAGTTTGACGAGTCAGCTCGTTCAGTTGTAATTACTTACAAAACAAAAGCTAGTCTCTTCccaatgttcctcaattaatatatatgaaatattttgacttttaaaaattgtaatttatagtttcaaaaataaaataaaccataTACATAATGTTACTAAAGTTAAATCAATTGATATACcaatataataataaacacATGTAACTTGttaatgtaatatattttgtaCCATTTTATAGTACACTTGTTAATTTGGCGTTATACGTTGTATTCTTTTCTAATAGAGGTAAGATGGTTAAAATTGCTAgtacatatatgtaaaaaaatcaaataaaatcacCTCATATCTCATTTACTAGAAAATTCATGATCATAGACATTT
This genomic window contains:
- the LOC103871406 gene encoding UDP-glycosyltransferase 79B4-like produces the protein MGSKFHAFMYPYFAFGHMIPYLHLANKLAEKGHYITFLLPKKAQKHLESLNLFPESIFFHPITLPPVEGLPVGAETASDLPPNLTGKVISDAMDLLRDQIEAKVCALKPDLIFFDLTPWVPEMAKEFGVKSVSYQIVSAACVAIALAPGVELGFPQPSGLRGHDANLYSIFMNSHKRVFSRIITGIKNCDVVSIRTCAEIEGKYCSFIERECQRKVFLTGPMFLEAEENSVRPLEDQWNRWLNGFEPGSVVFCALGSQTILEKDQFQELCLGMELTGLPFLVAVKPPRGASTIQEALPQGFEERVKGRGIVCGGWVC